A single window of [Clostridium] hylemonae DSM 15053 DNA harbors:
- the rsmH gene encoding 16S rRNA (cytosine(1402)-N(4))-methyltransferase RsmH, whose translation MGFEHKSVLLDETINGLNIRPDGTYVDGTLGGGGHAYEICRHLGNKGSIVGIDQDAAAITAAGARLKDFGEKVTIVRSNYCDMKSQLHKLGIDRVDGIVLDLGVSSYQLDTAERGFSYREDAPLDMRMDTRQKMTARDIVNDYSEMDLYRVIRDYGEDKFAKNIAKHIAAARRERSIETTGQLTEIIRQAIPMKYQKKSGHPSKRTFQAIRIELNRELEVLRDSLDEMIDLLKPGGRLCIITFHSLEDRIVKSAFKKNENPCTCPSDFPVCVCGKESKGSILTRKPILPGEEELEYNSRAKSAKLRIFERR comes from the coding sequence ATGGGATTCGAACACAAGTCAGTATTACTTGATGAAACGATCAATGGTTTGAACATCAGGCCGGACGGCACATATGTGGACGGAACGCTTGGTGGAGGTGGACATGCATACGAGATATGCAGACACTTAGGAAACAAGGGGAGTATTGTAGGAATAGACCAGGACGCGGCGGCGATAACGGCCGCAGGCGCCCGCTTAAAAGACTTCGGGGAGAAGGTCACGATAGTCAGGAGCAACTATTGTGATATGAAGTCGCAGCTCCACAAGCTAGGCATTGACAGAGTCGACGGGATCGTGCTCGATCTGGGCGTATCATCTTATCAGCTTGATACGGCAGAGCGGGGATTCTCCTATCGCGAAGATGCGCCGCTGGACATGAGGATGGATACGCGTCAGAAAATGACAGCCAGGGACATCGTCAATGACTACAGTGAGATGGACCTCTACCGTGTGATACGCGACTACGGGGAAGATAAGTTTGCCAAAAACATTGCCAAACATATTGCAGCCGCACGCAGGGAGAGGTCCATTGAAACGACCGGCCAGCTGACGGAGATCATCAGACAGGCCATACCGATGAAATACCAGAAAAAGTCTGGGCATCCTTCCAAAAGGACGTTCCAGGCTATCCGCATTGAACTGAACAGGGAGCTGGAAGTTCTGCGGGATTCACTGGATGAGATGATCGATCTATTAAAACCGGGTGGGAGGCTGTGTATTATAACCTTCCATTCACTTGAAGACAGGATAGTAAAAAGCGCGTTTAAGAAAAATGAAAATCCGTGCACCTGTCCGAGCGATTTTCCCGTATGTGTATGCGGAAAAGAATCAAAGGGGAGTATTTTAACTAGAAAACCGATTCTTCCAGGTGAGGAGGAATTGGAATATAACAGCCGTGCGAAGAGCGCAAAGCTCCGCATATTTGAACGACGATAA
- the mraZ gene encoding division/cell wall cluster transcriptional repressor MraZ: MLKGEYSHNIDPKGRLIIPAKFRDDLGENFVITKGMENCLYVYPEDEWNAFEDKLNALPTTTDKKARAFAYFFQGSATDGDLDKQGRTLIPSVLRTYAHLEKEVVFIGMGKRAEIWDKARWDEKNAEVELNIEDIASDMEESGFSI; the protein is encoded by the coding sequence ATGTTGAAAGGAGAATACAGTCATAATATTGACCCTAAGGGCAGATTGATCATTCCGGCCAAGTTTCGTGACGATCTAGGGGAGAATTTCGTCATAACAAAAGGTATGGAAAACTGCTTATATGTATATCCTGAAGATGAATGGAACGCCTTTGAAGACAAACTTAACGCTTTGCCAACAACCACGGACAAAAAAGCCAGAGCTTTTGCTTACTTCTTTCAGGGAAGTGCAACCGACGGCGACCTTGACAAGCAAGGCAGAACTTTGATCCCTTCTGTACTGAGGACCTACGCGCATCTTGAGAAAGAGGTCGTGTTTATCGGCATGGGGAAGCGTGCCGAGATTTGGGACAAGGCAAGATGGGATGAAAAGAATGCTGAAGTGGAGCTCAACATTGAGGATATTGCATCTGATATGGAAGAGAGCGGATTCAGTATCTAG
- a CDS encoding DegV family protein yields MSYKVIVDSCGELTEEMKKSGCFETASLKIEVAGQQIVDDETFDQGEFLKLVAASPECPKSSCPSPERYMEGFHCDADHVYAVTLSSELSGSYNSALLGKNLYCEEYGEKDIYVFNSRSASVGETLIALKIAECEEKGMSFQDVIDTVEEYIAEQDTYFVLETLETLRKNGRLTGLKAIVATALNIKPVMGATAEGTICQLGQARGIKKALVKMVDEIARRLKEPGRKILAISHCNCPERARQVKEMILEKADFRDVIIVDTAGISSMYASDGGVIVVV; encoded by the coding sequence ATGAGTTATAAAGTGATTGTAGACAGCTGCGGAGAACTTACAGAAGAGATGAAGAAGTCCGGCTGCTTTGAAACAGCGTCTCTTAAAATAGAAGTAGCAGGGCAGCAGATTGTGGATGATGAGACATTTGACCAGGGAGAATTTCTGAAGCTGGTGGCTGCTTCGCCGGAGTGTCCCAAATCTTCCTGTCCGTCACCGGAGCGATATATGGAAGGATTCCACTGTGATGCGGATCATGTGTATGCAGTGACACTTTCTTCAGAACTGAGCGGTTCATATAACAGCGCCCTGCTCGGCAAGAACCTTTACTGTGAAGAATATGGCGAGAAAGATATTTATGTGTTTAATTCCCGTTCCGCATCTGTCGGAGAGACGTTGATAGCGCTGAAGATAGCAGAGTGCGAAGAAAAAGGGATGTCCTTCCAGGATGTAATAGATACAGTAGAAGAATATATCGCGGAGCAGGATACGTATTTTGTGCTTGAAACACTTGAGACACTGCGGAAAAACGGGCGTCTTACAGGGCTGAAGGCAATAGTTGCCACGGCGCTCAACATCAAGCCTGTGATGGGAGCCACAGCGGAAGGTACGATCTGCCAGCTCGGTCAGGCGAGGGGCATAAAGAAGGCGCTGGTGAAAATGGTAGATGAGATTGCCAGAAGACTGAAAGAGCCGGGTCGGAAAATCCTTGCTATCTCACACTGCAACTGCCCGGAGCGCGCCCGTCAGGTGAAGGAGATGATCCTTGAAAAAGCAGATTTCCGGGATGTCATCATCGTAGATACAGCTGGAATCAGCAGTATGTATGCTTCCGACGGCGGCGTAATTGTAGTTGTATAA